A single window of Cellulomonas sp. NTE-D12 DNA harbors:
- a CDS encoding alkaline phosphatase family protein: MRVRVKGRLTTGRSALVGAAGVLLLLAGCTVGTSPSDGSATSSSARPSAGGAAGSSIATAADGSTSAPSPSVSGVSSNRPCVGAAQPATWEHVIWIWFENKPSTGIIGSPDASYITTLAASCALAMDYHGITHPSLPNYLAATSGSTNGVADDGDPAVHPLSGPSLFGQLTAAGKQWRSYQEGMPSPCAPSSSGSYAVRHNPAAYYTAVRADCARWDVGLGQLTTDLAADRLPAFSLVTPDLCHDMHDCSVSTGDTWLREHLPAVLNSSAYSRGTTVVLITWDEDDSAHDNRVPLLVVAPTVPAQTRIGTRLDHYSLLRTTEQLLGLPLLGSAAQATTIPGLGG; the protein is encoded by the coding sequence GTGCGCGTTCGGGTGAAGGGTCGGCTGACGACGGGACGGTCGGCGCTGGTCGGTGCCGCCGGGGTGCTCCTCCTGCTGGCCGGGTGCACGGTCGGCACCTCGCCGTCCGACGGGTCCGCCACCTCGTCGTCCGCGCGGCCGTCGGCGGGAGGGGCGGCCGGGTCGTCGATCGCCACGGCGGCCGACGGCTCCACCTCGGCGCCGTCGCCCAGCGTGTCCGGCGTCTCGTCCAACCGGCCGTGCGTCGGCGCCGCGCAGCCGGCCACCTGGGAGCACGTGATCTGGATCTGGTTCGAGAACAAGCCCTCGACCGGCATCATCGGCTCACCGGACGCGTCCTACATCACCACCCTCGCCGCCTCGTGCGCGCTGGCGATGGACTACCACGGCATCACGCACCCGTCGCTGCCCAACTACCTCGCGGCCACCTCCGGCTCCACGAACGGCGTCGCGGACGACGGCGACCCCGCCGTCCACCCGCTGTCCGGCCCGTCCTTGTTCGGCCAGCTGACGGCCGCCGGCAAGCAGTGGCGGTCGTACCAGGAGGGGATGCCGTCGCCGTGCGCGCCGAGCTCGTCGGGCAGCTATGCCGTCCGGCACAACCCCGCCGCCTACTACACGGCGGTGCGCGCCGACTGCGCCCGCTGGGACGTCGGCCTCGGCCAGCTGACCACCGACCTGGCGGCCGACCGCCTGCCCGCGTTCTCCCTGGTCACGCCGGACCTGTGCCACGACATGCACGACTGCTCGGTGTCCACCGGCGACACCTGGCTGCGCGAGCACCTGCCCGCGGTGCTGAACAGCAGCGCGTACAGCCGCGGCACCACGGTGGTGCTGATCACGTGGGACGAGGACGACTCCGCGCACGACAACCGCGTCCCGCTGCTGGTGGTCGCGCCCACCGTGCCCGCGCAGACCCGGATCGGCACCCGCCTGGACCACTACTCCCTGCTGCGCACCACCGAGCAGCTGCTCGGTCTGCCGCTGCTCGGCTCCGCAGCCCAGGCAACGACGATCCCCGGGCTCGGCGGCTGA